The sequence below is a genomic window from Anser cygnoides isolate HZ-2024a breed goose chromosome 8, Taihu_goose_T2T_genome, whole genome shotgun sequence.
TCACGTGAAAGTTTGAAGCATCAGTTTTAGATCTAGAggataaacagaaataaagactATCGGCTCCCAGCTTTCTCATCTGGGTGTTTTcagatgctttctgaaatgtatcTTTGATAATGCATATCATGTACTGtataaattttcagaaatttgatTGCTCAACTCCAAAACACTTCAACATGCTGTAGAATCTTTTGTTTGGTTGCCTGTTATGTAGTGAGATAGTGCTCTGATGGTTTGAAAAATTAACTGTACACACACATCCAATTATCACTGGATATATCCGAATTTAAATTGATCGTGTATTTAAACTTTGCGAAGTTTCATCTCATATTTAAGCACCAGAAATAGGTTAATTTATAAAAGGGTTGAAAGGTCTGTTCAgcaaatttttaattaactttgttAATTAATTAACACTAATAATTTTTATCAGGTGCTAtgaaaaattagtatttttatattacacTTCAGTCTGTGATAACCCTTAAAAGTGCAATTACTGTACATTTCTGCTTaaattttctaaattaattgAAATAGTGTTAAAACCATCCATGGTACTTTATTAagtaattattaaaatgaatgtcAAATGCTGATATGTTAAGAACGGTTTCCTCTTTTGATGACAATTATGCTGGTAATAAGAGAATTAGTCGGATCTCCATCTGCAGTGGACGTAGGATGTATTGACACTGAGGGCTTCCTACTATTGTTTTATAGAGTTATCAGAAAAATAGCATGCATTGTTTTTATCAAGTTAGACTGTTTTATATTTAACTTCTCCTTATCCTGTGTTTTCAAACAGTCAGGAATTAAAGATCCCTAGCAGCCACCTTGTCTGCACTTTCTAGTTCTCTTCGTGATGAAGTCAGAAGTGGGGAATTTTTAAAGGAGTACTGACGTGTGAGATTTCATGATCACACATCTATTTTCGAGGTACTTTGTCCTTAGGTTGCTTAGATGCAGCAGAATTTTTTGGTTTTCTACTTGACCTATTAAGAAAAGTGACTTGATCCTGCCTCTTCCTACATGTGggcattttctcttctgaaaatgagGTTTGGATTTGTAAGAGGGAAAAATGACTTGCTACATTTTTGAGTAAATCATATAATTTCAGCAATCCTGATCTCTGTCTTCACTGTGACTTTAATCAGCAGAAATTCCCCAGTGCAGAAGCGATGCcgaggctgtgctgcaggcgGAAGCTGCAATTTTCCACTGAAGTATCATTGCAAAATGAATGgtagctgtgggactgcagAACAAAACCACATCCTCCTTGTAGCTCAACCTCAGTGCTCGTGTTCATTTCTCTGTTAACCACTAATGCTGgggaataaagaaacaaaaagaaatgcagaaagcaagaagaaaatgtagGTAATAGCCTAGGCTGTGGGTATCAGAGAGTAGCTATTTTACACCAAATTCACCTACGTAAGCTGTGGTACCTAAGTACATAACTGAGAGCAGCATATTAGGGCTTTCAGACTGCTTAATGTCTTTTATTATCTAAACAAACTTGTTCTTTAATTTAGTTTGATAAAACAGAGAGGATCTTTTGTGTATAGGATGCAATGGCATGTAGAAGGCAGGAGGAACAGGGTTCCAAAACAGGGAGGGATTCCTGGAGATTTAGAGCAGCTCAAAGTAAAAGAATCAAATTCATATCAAATAAAAGttgttgggtgtttttttgttgttgttggttggttggtttttttttaaatcttatttttgtctcttaTGTTTAGAACTATTTTCTATTGTGAATATTCTTCCTGTCCCATACGGTttagaatgctttttttttcttcaagagcaTGCCATAGCTCCTTTTTTCACCTAAAAACATGCAATAAATCCTCTAGTAGCAATGAATGAGATCAGTGTGCATGCTTGTAGACATGCAAAGATTGTACTAGAATCTTTTTATATCTTGTGACACCATGCACTAAATTCTGATTTATGTGGTTACTTGTCTAAAACTGTTGGCCTACTTTTCTGCTTacctttatttcattaaaaaaaagtgatcattGCTGGCATTACTTTGTCATGAGTGCAAGTAGACAGTACAATTAATAcatttggaaaagcaaataaaatgaatttttaatagaaaatgtaCAAAGGTTTGcacttcttttccaaaatgccTATGCAATTAATAAATGAgacatttcaatgaaaaatttaaatgaaatagatgcaaagaaaatggaagagagtCATATTAAAGAGAGCTGTACTATGAAACATTCACTGTTCTAAATGCCAGGAACAGAAAGCGTCTGTTTATTATATATTGTCCTTAATTTATTATCATTCACAGTATGATAAgaggttttcaatttttttttttttttaaccaattaCAAATAAGGAGGTGAATAAAAGTATGTAAGTTCCTtgaaaggaatttattttttgaggCCATACTTCTAAAGAAAAACCAATGGCAAACCAGGAAACCAGAACATTCTGTTTACAAAATGTGAAAACACTTTGACTAATAAAGAAAGTATTGGAAAATTTAatagcaaactttttttttttttctttttttaatgaaaagttaaCTCAAATGTCTTAGCATGTTTCCATTCTGTTTCTAGGATACTTCTCCACCAACTTTAGCAgaaaaaatcatgtatttatTGCACTTAAAAACACACTAGTTCTGGTTCGTAAAATcactttaataaaatattagcTGTACTGATTTGCAACAGGAGACATTTATAAATTCATAAACACTCAAGTCTTTGGCATTTCCATTTTCACAAAAATGGGAGCCACCTCTTTTGATTTCTATTCTGTTGCTTCTTTACTAGTTCCTTATACTCGTTTGACCTTAGAAACCTGGGAAAAGAGTCCTTTGCCATGAGACTATAAATTAACCTTTGAGCATCATCAAAGCAACTGAGGGTGGGCTCGGAGATGTTCTGAGAGATGTGGTTTCTGGTATGGAAGTCAATATTTATCtgtaggaagaaaggaaaaaatcaatttcagttTGACTGGAAAGCTGAGGTCTGTGTACAGGACACAGTCAGCAGTTGAACTTCCTCCCAGATATCCTGGCTGATGCAAATTAGTAGGGAggtcttctcttcttttctagcatgctgaattttgcattttatttggtTCTTTAAAAGTTggcatcactgaaaaaaagaataggaaaacTTGCTTTTGATTATCTCATCTTGCCAGACAAAATCCTATGAAGTACAGTTTACTAATAAGTAAATTAGAGATGAAGATATTCCATATCATTTTAGGTTTGGGCCTTACTCATTTTGTAAGGATTTTTTGCtcttaaaaagtaattaaatggATTTTGATCATGCATAAGATGTGGAGACGTTCAAAGCATGGTCACtgtcaaaagcaaaaaacatcAGCATTAAAGCTTGTCAGGAATCACACATCTAAGCAACAATTAATTAACAATTTGTTCCTCCAcaatgagttttgtttttttaaataatgataaaatgGAATGCTGTGATAGAAATTTTtgcaaatttacattttaatattcatcATGGCAAAAATACctgtacaaaagaaaatgaaacaaatacagTCATTAACATCCCAATATGCTTGTACCTAGAATATGAAGGAAATGATGCTTATTGTATGAAAACTGTTAGGGAAAACAAATTGTATTGAACATATATTTCCTTAAATCATAAGACAAGTTTCTGAAGGCGAGATAAACACATGCCCCATGTGAAGAATGTATTTGACATATTGCATTTAACCATAAGAGGTCTTTGTTTGCTTCAGAATTTCACAGTGTTTTCCACCTGGTAAATAATTGtcataaaaatggaagagaaaccatgttaaactgtgttttctgtCATTCCAGGAATTTTGGACCTGACCTTTCCATTTTATTCCCATCTTCAGTGAGTACCCAAAGTACAAGCAAAAAAAGTATTTACCTCCTTTGGAGCATCAGCTTCTATAAAGTCAGAATAAATCCTTTGGGCTTTTAAGGTGATCTTGGTGGAGGACTTGGTTTTTTTGAAGTCCTCACAAGCCAGCCAGAACTCTACGTTCTCCTCACTGAACTCTGACTTCAAAAACTTCCTAAAAGCCTCCAAGCCATCTGGAGAAAAAATGCATGAGATGATGGGTAGAGGAAAGCCAAAAGACCAATGCagtttatatatgtgtgtgtgtgtatgtatatacgTATACATGCAGGGTATGTAGTGTCACTTATGTTTCTGATATTGTCTGTCATCCAGGAGTTAGCCCAAAGAGGCTGTTGGGTGGGAAACAAATAACAGAATAAACGAGCAGTGGTAGGGTGTTGATTggatttctttcagaattaaCTGAGGAATATTCCGAGTACCTTCCCAGTGTGGTTTGGTGTCTCTAATGCTGCTAGTTCAAAAGGAGATCTAGGGCATGTTGGTCGCTGAGGATTTGAGGCTGACCCCTGGACTAAGCAGCACAATGAAAATGAGTTCTTACTGCGGTAGCGTGCTGCTTGTAGAGCTGAGGTTAGCCAGGCCAGACAGCACCTTCATCTCCTTTCAAGGAATGAGTCTGAATTTGAGTCAAGCTCAGATGCCTCCAGCCATAGCACTGGTGTGGCTCAAAGCACGTGGCGAGTTGGCTGGGCACCAGTGTGTAAACCTGACGGCAATGTCTGGGAATTGGTTTGACACGTGGTTGTgttctgtttaatatttttcaagtacTCCTTACCTTTATTAGCTAGTAGTGTGTCCACAGACTCAGACGAAGCCATTGTTTCCTCGATGTTTGACCTGTGGAAACAACATCTATCCTTGAAAATAGCATTGCGATCTTTTGCCTGTGCAGGCTGCGGTAGCTACTCTATTATTTGGCTATTCATTGAGGGAGCAGGGTAGTTCATATTACCCTGCCTATTGAATAGCAGAAAGTCAGCACAAAGTgtgacacatttttcttttcttttttattttttttaagcgtGTAGAGAAACATATAGACTCATAAAGTAGAATGTTATTTAACATTGGCAACTTGATCATTCACCCAAGAGACAGCAGTAATAGTGCTTGCAATTGGTTAAACTATAAAAAAGGCATAGGAGGGATATAAATGTTCCGGAGCATATACTGAATTTCTTCTCAAGTTCAGATGAATTAACCATTAatttgacactttttttcttggaatGATTAGAATTATCTAAACAGCTACCATGCTAACGGTGGCAGGATAACGGgcattttttcagtttcttagtggtataaaaaattgaaaaaattcTTAGCTTTTGCTCTTTGTAACTTGCTGTAGGCTTCTGTTAGAAACAAGACACTGAACTAAATGGAGCCTTGCTCCTGCCTCGGTGCTCTGAAGAAGTCCAAGGTGGTTCGGAAGCAAGGCGTAGTGTGGAGGCCAGCAGCGGGCACCCGCAAGCTGTGACAGGCAGAAGGGTGTCAGATAAGGGAACTGCGTGCTAAgtggggggattttttttttttcttgtaatgtgGGAAGGCTTCATTCATATTCAGTTCAGACCATCTCATGCTGCTTTTGTTGAAACTGTCATATTTTATACAAATAGCTAGAGAGGAAACCAACTTTCTAATCCTGTGGTTATCTGTCTCATATAGGTTGTGATAGTGGGGAATCTGAAACTTAATTTACGTTCTATGTGAACATAATAGTCACTTGACATACTGGCAGCTCTGGAATCATTTGTGTTCATCCTCTTTCTCATTTGGTGGTAAGAAAGGGGAACTGGaaaattcagaaacattttgtttcagtgcaGAATCAAAACAAATCCCTGAACTTTTACCAGAAACAGAAATCTTATTTTCTGATTAGTCCTtgttcctgttaaaaaaaaaaaaaaattcaaaaattaatttttgtggAGGTTAGTCACTCTGTACTGAAAGGTTTTTCTAAGCTGGTCTTTTTGGTTTCAGACATGCAAATTCAGGGAGCATAGCAGTGTTCTGCCTCCGGCCTAGGCCGCAGCTGGTGTCCCTGGGGGCAGACAGGCCTAACCGAAAGTACAGGAGGTCGTCGCCGGGTTGGAAAAGAATCACAGTGCACTAACTGACTAACTGGCCGTGATACCGAAGGGTGGGAAAACTGGGTGTGCTGAAAACGGGGTGGAAAAGCTCTGCTGGAGCACCAAAAACGGGGTTGAAAaggcctctgctctgctg
It includes:
- the LOC106041579 gene encoding regulator of G-protein signaling 21; the protein is MPVKSNIEETMASSESVDTLLANKDGLEAFRKFLKSEFSEENVEFWLACEDFKKTKSSTKITLKAQRIYSDFIEADAPKEINIDFHTRNHISQNISEPTLSCFDDAQRLIYSLMAKDSFPRFLRSNEYKELVKKQQNRNQKRWLPFL